The Brachionichthys hirsutus isolate HB-005 unplaced genomic scaffold, CSIRO-AGI_Bhir_v1 contig_769, whole genome shotgun sequence genomic sequence TGTCTCCCCCTGGCGGCAAGTCTGCGTCATTACATGTCTACAAATACAGGGACGGTATGGTGGTGACGGGCCAAATCGGTCAACCCTATTTATGTAGGAAAAAGTGCTAAACTCAACCATTGATGGAGGTCCTGAATGACAGATCTTCCTTTGTGCTCTTATCTCTacctcgtcttcgtcttcgtcgtcAGTGTTCCTCACAGGCTGCGACCGCGTACCCATCCAGGGTATGAAGATCATCCAGATGACGATCGACGTCTTGCCTTTGGCCACCGAGCAGCACTTGCCTGAATGCTTCACCTGctattttctgttgctgctgcccaTGTACCTGAGATACCCAGCGAAGAGGACGATGAAGAACAGGCTTCTTAAAGCTATTAATAACAAAGGAGGCTTTTGGAGAGATGATATCAGAGGCAGACAATAAGAAGGCTTCTGCAGAAACACTCCTGTTGGGTTTGAGCTGTTTTGTCTCTCTATTAATCAATCACATGTAGGACATGTTAATGTCAACTGCATTGATGTTCGGTAGTCTTGATGATTTTTGATTGACAACTATAATCTTGTGTTGATGCAGTGTAACCTAGCATCTAGATATTTACATTGCATTAGGACCAATAGGTCCACAATTATTACCATATAATCAAGAGCATTACGTTTGTGATGAAACGCAGCAGGAACACCGGAGGAGCACTGATGGCGTGTCTCCAGGTCACGTGGACGGGACACGACCGGCGACCGCAGAGAGATGACacgcttttgtttttggttcaTGTTATATAACCTTTCACTTTAATAAAATGTAgttcaaaaataacatttctcaCCTTtttgaagatgctgaggttctccttgggagtgaccaggtggGACAGGATCAGagatgaggcaataagagggaccgtgaaggttagacgttttggagacaaagtCAGAGAGGACACTTAGatagtttggacatgtccagaggagggACAGGGACTATCAGTAGGAGGATGGAGCTTCACCTTCGGACAGGTTTGAGCACATCAACTCCATCAGACTTAATTTTATTTCTCCACGACATTCCAATAGTTCTGCTTCACATTATAGTCGGGGTTAGTGTCTGATTAATTATTACAACAAGCAGGTTTAAATTAACCTGCTACAAAGAAGTTCACAACTTCAGGATTCTATTAATGAGCAGCTGGAAGCCAGAaggtttttttaatttatttttattggcaCTTCAGTTTCAGCATTTATCCGTGGAATCCAGATGAGGACAAACGGAACTGAATGAATCTCGGTTCATGCGAGGCCCGTTCTGCTTCGCGCTAACGAAGGTTTACGCAGAAAGCAGAGACGACGCAGGTCGTGCTGACGTTTAAGCATcagacatttaaacatttctaGTATCACAAAAACTATTTGTCATAGATCGTCTCATCCCACCCCTTTCTTCATTTCATCCCACTTTCAAtatgaaaagcagaaaataaattactgtgttttttttaaaaaggctaCTGAAGTGGTCATCTGGAGGTGAACGGCTTTAAAAGGGCTTGAATTCAAAAGTTGTCCCGCAGTGACTTTCATCCATCTATCAAAGTTCATAGAAAAAGGTCAAATAGACTAAACGGAGGCGGcgctacacccacacacaccagctAGACAACCTGACAGAACGGCTTCAGGGAAAATTTAACAAGCTTGGAAGTTGAAGCCCTTTCATTGATTTTAAACCCGAATCTTTTGAGACAGCTTCCAAACGTTCCTTTCTGTTGGCTCAGACAAAACATGAGATACAAGACAAACGCAATAATACTGTTAGCGAAACAAACTTGCTTAAAtattcctaaaaaaaacaattacaaaccAAATACTTGCACCGCGCAGAAAAACGACTCAAAGATCCTCTTTCTTGCAACGTGACGTTTTGAGTACACGACATAAAGGCCAAAAAAAGCAACGCCTCACATTTCCACTCGTCCTGCAGCTAGTTTTGCTCCGGCTATAAAAGCAGCGAGTCCTGGGAAATGTAGTTCTGTCTTCATATCCGTGACGTGTTTCCCGGGAGCGACGCTGCATTGGCACCGTGTCCGGGTTCTATCTGACCAGCTGGTAGGTGAACCAGTACATGAAGACGGGCTGCGCCGCCGCTATGGACATGGTGAGGTACATCCTCAGCTGGTTTCTGGTTCCCCTCACCAGCCTCCCCTCCGCCGCCGACTCGGATAACAGCTTCAGACGAAGCGTGCGGATCTGGGGGAGAGACGGCGCGAAGGCACTACTTTAACTAAATACGTAACTAAATTCAATATCAAaatctgttttaaatgtgttttagatgTGAAGTCAGACCTCCCTGACATGTTTGTAAACGAGTACAACCAAAGTTAATGAATAAAGAGTGAGAGGCGTatggaaggaaaaaaaggacagaagcAGGAATTTTGTAACGTTTGAGGCCGAAcgggtttccatggaaacaggagGGATCAGTCCCCCAGAGGCGACAGACCCAACGCACTGCTTTTGTGGCACCGTAAAACAGAACGTCTGTTGGTTACTACTCACAGTAAAGACAAAGATGGCGACGCAGCACCACAGAAGAGACAGATAGTAAGCCAGCCTCCCAAACAGCAGGCCGGCGACCACCCCGATGATCATCCTGAACAAACAGTCGAGAGAGGGAAAGGCAAAAGCATTAGCCGAACTTCACACGAAAGCCAAATCTGAGAAATGCTCTGCGCTTCCTCCCGCTGGAGACGCACCCGACGTATTTGTAGCCAGAGAAGGCCAGCAGGTCCACGGTGGTGAGGTCCGTCTTCACCGTCACGAGGTAGAGCGAGAGCAGGACCGCCAGGACTTCCATGATCAGCCAAACAAACGCCGAGCTGGCCTGAACTCCCAGCAGCTCTGGGGAAAACCTGCAGGAAAGGACGCCGTGAACACTAAAGCGTGGCTAATCGGCGTGACGTCCCGTCTGTAACCAAGCTGAGGGACGCTAGACTTCACTCTTTAACCAGAGGTTATGGCAAATTCCACTATAATAAAAGCGCGGCACCTGTTTTGTGTGCCGAGGGCCAGTCCGGCCACCAGGATGTACGTGATGAAGCCCATGGCGGGGATGTAGAGGTCGGGAGCGTTTACATCGAAGCGCGGCGCCACAGGCGTGTCCTGCTGGTAGTTCACCTCCCAGCTCTACGACCGGCAGACATTTTAGAGAGTTATTCATGACCGGGCTGAGAATACGCAGCCGATAAGTCCTGAAAACGTCATCAGCCTCTTTACATCGTCGCATGAGAATTACAGAGCGCCGCGTTCCTGCTTCCATCAATTCAGTTAAGATTCAGTTTACAGCAACGTCTGCCCCGACTCAAACAACTCAGCcagcgaggaagacgaagacgaagagcTTCAAACGCAGCAGGAAGCTCGGATTCGTTTAGATTCCGTGGGTGAGGAATGGGCTTACCTCGTGCATGTAAGGGAAGACGAGCAGCCCCAGCTTCTTCCCCACGTACAGCGTGTCCACTGCAAAGTAGTACTTCAGCTTGGAAATGGGAATGAACCGGTCCAGCTGGAACGTGGATGAACAGGATTATCTGAAAATGGGAGTCTGTGGCCTTCACTTCATGCACTGGCCAGCCTTAGAATGTAGACGCTTACATTCTTGTCCATGATCTCTCTTCCCTGGGAAGCCAAGGAGCTGCCGTACGCCATGGCCAGGTCGGACACGGGGCCCGACAGGGCGGGCTGCTGAGGGtatcctgctgctggaggccccGGTCGGTTGCTGCCAACGCGACGCACAGACACTCattgtttttagttttgtttagtGTATATCTGAAGATATATTCAGAACACGCCAATTCTAGAAATACAAACTGCAGGAGCAATCGTGTGATTGGCTAATAGCTTTATATCCCTCACCTGTGCCCTGAatgagatccagcagctgcagcgctcGTATCCTCGAACAGCCGGCTGCCTCCTGGATTATCCGGAGAGGCATTCCTGAGACGCATGTTAGGATCTGCAGGAAAGGGATGGATCGATACGTCAAGAAAGGGATCGATACCAACCTGAGAAATCACTTCTAATCTCAGGTAGTTTAAAGCAAGCATTAAAACGAGTAAAGCATGtcattgcagtgtgtgtgtgtgtgtgtgtgtgtgtgtgttccattgtTGCTCCAGAAATGCAGATAAACTTCAACCAATCTTTAACCAACAgtactttatttttcttgagGGTTTCCTCTAGTGACTGCagcataatatataataaaatactgaCGCTGGattttaatccttttttttttttataatccatTGGGTGTCGTTCTCACCAGTTTCCGTACACTTGGATGATACGCAGACATTTGTTAGATGCTATTGTATAACGGTCTTTATGCAACGTTACACAAGTTAGCATTATTTTCCTAACAATTGGCGTTTATTATTACGTCGTGGACAAACGTACCGCTCTAATAAAGCGACGCTGGTACCCAAATCCGTCAGAATTTAAGACCTAAATAATTCTAACAGTTTcggtttgtgtttttagaagTTGGGTTGTTTGAAGCTAGTTGCTAGCCTCGGGGAGCTAGCAAGCTAATGCGAGTCGGCGACTGAAACACCTTGTTGATTGATTAGAAACTACGTACGTAACTTACGCTGCCGGAAACCACCTTGTTTTGCGGTGTAATCCATTTGTTGTCTGCAGCAGCCGTCAGTTCATTAACTCTACTGAGACGTAGCTACGACTTGCTAGCAAGATACACTGCGTGAGATCGTTCATACATTTTACACGGAAGTGAACCGgtgctttctcttcttctttagtTGTAATGGTGCTCAAACTAGGCAAACACTGCCCCCTACTGTATGAAAGGGTCCATTGCGGTCGATTAAAACCACAAAACTCTTAGGGTGACAGTTCATGAAAAACAACTGATTAAGGATGAGTAATTCACTGATTTGACAGTATATCACAAAGGTTGCTGTAATTTAGATATTCTGTGAGGCAAAGGCTGATTAATGTGGATTTACAGACATATATTCAATCATTTTTAAAGTATgttatattgttttattgtctCTTTTTGGACTACATTCCATATTCTGCTTTGTATATATGTAAGTTGACATTTTACTTTCTGCCGCAGATGGAGCTGCATTTTTAAAAGATGCGATTCTGTCGTCACTGCTTGGAATTGGAACAGTTCCAATAGCTCCTGTCTGTGAACATAGTTTGTTGTTACATCCACATATTACAGTTAaaactgccacacacacacacaaatgtaaactGGATAATATAAACAGATCCAGAATCATTACTGTCTTCATAATTTTAGATGGAttgaggagaagcagaaaactGTAGTGAAAGGTTCTGCGGAGAACTCTTCACCTCCCGTATTCTTTTGTAACTTTGGAGCCACATGTAAATCCAAATGGTGCTGCTCGGAAAGACTTGGAATTTTCCCCCGATCTTCTCTCCTCGCACGCATACACCCCCATAGTCACATGTGGAGCACACACGTACACATGCAGTCATTTTGCttgtaacacaaacacaaaagccaGAAGATGAGACTATTTTAAGGCATTTTATGTCATCACCACTGCTCCAAAGGTCACACACTACAATGGAGGTCTACAGCTAACAGCTTGGTGTGCTGTGACCTTTAAGACATGAAAGTGGCTCCGGGTGAAACTGTCTTTGGCAATTAAATTCAACAAAGTCCAATTCAAAGACAAGGGCAAgcagtatctgtgtgtgtgtgtgtgtgtgtgtgtgtgtttcttctcacATGGGTTTCACAACAATGACGTGAAACAGCTTCAGTGTGGTTTAAACCCTGCACTATAAAAGTGCATTTTCTACCACCTGCTTGTGAATTTTTTCACATTGTGCAAATTGAGCTAGTGAATTTAAATATATCAGCCTGGTCTGCGTctttaacattaaaacttgGATTCAAGTGCAGGACCCCACAGCCGAGCGAGGATCATTTGTCCGGATAAACTTTCAACATAAAGCTTCATGAGAGTAGAAACATTTCGTTCATTGATTCACtgcctctttttttaaaaaaactttatgAGATGAGAGGGgtataagagagagagagagagagagagagagtatatCTTTGGGattatgagagagagagggaaagagagagagcaagagagagagagagagagctggagtaAAACTCTCCCATCAGGCATGAAAGCTTTGTCTAGCTCATCTGCACCTGCGCTCATCAGTTTTACAGACCTTCCTCGTAACATTTCTGATGTAAATATTTCTGGTCATTTCTTTGCTCTCAACTTtcttatttttctcattttcccaATAATCTATTTTTCCTCACACGCCCAACCATGGATCAAGGGATAATGGATTTTCCGATGATGGCAGCACAGGTAAGGGAACAGAACTAAACTGAATTTTAGTTATTACCGTACATTAAAGATTCTCaggcaataaaaaatatttttgttaacccccccccccttaagaaTAATGTAATGTCTTATTCTGCTGGTTACTTTTTGGGAGACACCTTTACTGTGACAAACTTCTCTTACCAATGTAAGTAGAGCAAATACTGTAGATCCAATTGGCAAAGCTCTTTAATATaatttgtgattttattttattttcgtgtttgtttttgatttaaatatatattaagtTGTAATATTTTTTGCTGCCTACTGTCAGTGTTTATAACCCACAATCATCTGGAAATCATGTCAAATCAAAAATAATGTATTGAACACCAAAATACTCGCATTTCATTTAAACAGCTGAGTCACCATATGGAGCTTTCTTGCAATCTTACTGGGAATTTGAAACTTTAAAATGAGTGGAGCGTCCACGATcgataaacacacaaagagctGCTGCATTGAGCTGAGAAAAAACTCTGTTCcagttttcaatattaaacaAAGATACCAACCAGTCAATCAAAGAAGTGtaacaaaagcaaataaatggaAGCACTTTTGTAAAAGAATGTATCAGAAATTTCCTCTTCTGTTTTTAGCTTACTTGGGTTTAAGTTTCAGGGCTAAGGCTTTAAAAGATTTGGGAAATTTGTTTCCAAGAATTGTTAATTTTATAcaaaggagcaaaaaaaaataaaaaaaataaatgactttgttttgtgcttttctggTGTGTAAGGtttctgctctttctctctctctctgtcttctctgaATTACGATGTAGAGCTAAGAGTAGCCTGAGGAAAGACCACGGCGGCACAATAAAGGTCCATTTATGATGTGTAGACCTAAGCAGCCCGTGGGTGGATTTTGAAAGCATGCATTGTGATGTGCTTTTCAAGTGCAAGTACACAGACAGCCCATTTTCACTACATTGAGTTGATGCAACGTTGCTGCTCAGTTcacaggaggaaagaaaatactttttcctTTATCAGAATTGTTTTTGCTGAAAGCATAGTGAGGAGTTTACGTGCATCAAATTAAGatttaataaagaaaatgttcaatGCGTTTGTGCATGAGATGCATTTTCTCTTGCAATTGTATTTAATATATCGGAGCATTAAAACAACAGTCACAACTTCAACACATGAATAAGACATCGacttttaacaaacacaaacttaGATGGTGTTTTATTTCACGACGTGTGCAGCAATCTGCCTGTGCAGCTGAGTTAATCTCCTGCAGTGGACCCGACCTTTCTGTGACAATGTGATGGAAAGCCTCCCATGATAACCATCTGCCCAACTTACATCAGCAAATCTTCAGATTCACCGAagcaaaggcagaaaaaaaaattattctaTGGGCTGGAACAGAAGGCAAGTGGATTtctactgcttttttttttttgttccacgTGAGGTTTCCATACCTCTTGGATGTGTTTCTATTTCGGATGGATGAGGATGACGCTGCGTGAAGTATCTGATAAACCTTTGATCAGATGGCAAGCTGACCTAACTCTTCATGAGGCACATACTCTGATTGATGTGACTCAATTAAGATTAATAATTAGCCTTCACTGCAGGGTTGGTTTGTCACACACAGGGACTGCGATCCAGTCACCAACACCCGATCTGGTCCCTACCTGAGCCACGTGTTGTGTTCAAGGAcacaatgagcaaaaaaaaaaaaagcagcatcagTTCAAACAGGATGCAAGCAGGACGCATGATGATCGACCTGAAGTAGAATTATAGCAAATGGCTTCAAAACATTAAAGTTGACCAGATTTATCTCTTTGAACCACTAACTGTTAACCCCATGATGCATTTCAGTGATTTAGAGAGCTCGGTAAAACGagcaaacaggcagacaaacaacaaaccttTTGCAGTACCTGGTTGTCGTGTCATGATTTTGTTTACAAGCGCATGGACGAGTTGACTTCAGCGTTTAGAGACAGCATGGCGTGATTAAGGACCACAAATCACGCACACCCGATTCACTCTCCTAGAACAGATGGCTCTCAGATGAGGCTTTCCATCAAGCCCCACCTCAGCTGGACAGGGTTCAGGTGTGGAGGGGGGCCCAGAGACAACAGTCTGCTGTCTGTGGGGAGTGTTCACACTGAGGTCAACTTTGACCCCACAGTTCATGAGAAACTCTGGAGGGGACGAGTCAGCGTAGATTCTCATCCATCCAGGTCTCagggctgtttttatttaaactccGTGTTTTTTGGGGTCAGCGAGGCGATCAGAGCACCCAGGAGAAACCCACGAGGAGAACCCCAACCAGGAAGCGTCGTCTTAAATAGGCTGAACACGGCAACATGTTACTCCTCTCAGTCTCCTGCCTGAATTCTTGTGACGGCTTTGACAGGACTTAGTTCTTGAACAAGTTTGCCTGCTTTTACGACATGCACTTAGTAAACTCAACATCCCAGTGCATGAAGAGGCTCTTGTGTCTGTTCAGGAAACACACAGTGATAATAAAACAGAGCTGGCATCTATTTCTGTAGAGTGAGACAGTACATATGGGATGTGTAGTGCCTTTGTGTGCACGTTGTGTGCTCGTTTGCTTTGGTGTGACGTGGTTGCAGATTCACCTCGTTGTTCTGGACGGTGCATCATTAATCCTACATGAATGTGTAGACGGAGGCCCGTAGCGGCTCGaacgatgatgatccagaacggAACAGTGCAGATTGTGTTCTACTATAAAGATGTTTATCACCATGGTTACAATAGTAATCACTGAACAAGGTTGTAAATGGGAAATATTGACTGATTGCTTTAGTACTTGGGTGTTAGAATTCCAAAAGTAATTTTATGGTCATCTAATTGTGAATGCGCACGGATAtcaatgactgtgtgtgtgtgtttgaagcgTGAAGGGTCTTATGAAAGCTGAATAAGGTCACTTAATGATGTCAGTGAATGCTGCTCTTTGCTCGTCTGTCAGGCTCTGAAGCCCTCCAGGAAAATTTAGCACAGATTCAACCAGCCATGAGAAatagacctctctctctctctctccctctctctccaattccacatttctctctctcaagtgagagagagaggaatgttCTTCACAGAACTGCTGTCGTGACTCTGGACACTTAGGACATTTTTATGTATATTATACCCTAGAAGATACATACGTGAGCAGGAAGATGCATGTGTGCCgaatacaaacacaaatctCTTCATCCTTTCTGGCCCTGTCCTCTGCTTCTATTCACCTCCTCAGTAATTTCTTTCAGTCTTCACTtgatctctttctgtctttctctttgacAGATGTTTCATAAAGAAGAGGAACAGCTGGCTGCTATGGGGCTGTTTATTCACCCCTTCTTcatcttctgtcctctcactcttttctttcatccttattttttttatttttgatgcgGTCACAGATGGAGAACCAAAATTCTGGCcctggaaatatatatatatgtaaggTTTTTTAAAGTCTAAATCGTAATGTATATTCCAGCTGTGAGTTCTACGCCATGCAACGATTTGGAGGCTGACAGGGTTGGGAGGGAGGTGAGATGTGTGATGAAGATCAGCAGAGGTGAGGAAAGAGAGTGCACGAGCAAAACAATGAATTTATGATGACAAAGGGAGATGCAAGGTAGCGATAGGGCAGATAACAGTGGCAGCGAGGACACTTTACTCTTGGAATTAAAAGGGGAAACACAGCTGaaggactttttattttttccccataaCAGAATTCAAACCATTTGCCCCATTGGGAAATGTTCTAAATGATGAGTTTCTGAAATAGAAAATGTGACGCAATGCATGTCAGCGATGTTCTTGCACCCATTGCATGAATTCTGGACTTAAAATAAATCCGgagttaaatgttttttgcattgatgcGCACAGAACATGAAATACAAAGGCACGTTTTCTAACTTGTGCACATGCATCAACCCATGCACACATAGCCATACTGTTAC encodes the following:
- the LOC137912653 gene encoding protein YIF1B-like isoform X1, which codes for MDYTAKQGGFRQRKLHPNMRLRNASPDNPGGSRLFEDTSAAAAGSHSGHSNRPGPPAAGYPQQPALSGPVSDLAMAYGSSLASQGREIMDKNLDRFIPISKLKYYFAVDTLYVGKKLGLLVFPYMHESWEVNYQQDTPVAPRFDVNAPDLYIPAMGFITYILVAGLALGTQNRFSPELLGVQASSAFVWLIMEVLAVLLSLYLVTVKTDLTTVDLLAFSGYKYVGMIIGVVAGLLFGRLAYYLSLLWCCVAIFVFTIRTLRLKLLSESAAEGRLVRGTRNQLRMYLTMSIAAAQPVFMYWFTYQLVR
- the LOC137912653 gene encoding protein YIF1B-like isoform X2, with the protein product MDYTAKQGGFRQHPNMRLRNASPDNPGGSRLFEDTSAAAAGSHSGHSNRPGPPAAGYPQQPALSGPVSDLAMAYGSSLASQGREIMDKNLDRFIPISKLKYYFAVDTLYVGKKLGLLVFPYMHESWEVNYQQDTPVAPRFDVNAPDLYIPAMGFITYILVAGLALGTQNRFSPELLGVQASSAFVWLIMEVLAVLLSLYLVTVKTDLTTVDLLAFSGYKYVGMIIGVVAGLLFGRLAYYLSLLWCCVAIFVFTIRTLRLKLLSESAAEGRLVRGTRNQLRMYLTMSIAAAQPVFMYWFTYQLVR